The genomic interval TCAAGGCTCTCTTCAGCATTTCCGGTTTGCCGATGGTACGGTCTGGACGCTGGACGATCTTCTGGCGCGAGCGGATGCCGGCAAACTGGGCCATCAGACCCGCTTGACAGGCCCGGCAATGACCTGGCTCGGCAGCGAGATTGGCGAAGGGTTCCATGATTACACTTGTATGCCAATAAACGTGCAGGCACGCGGTGGTCAGGATGAAATTTGGCTTGCTGCGGGTGATGACCTCGTGGCGGGGGGATGGGGTGACGACGGGATTTCTACGGGTGCCGGTGACGACACGATCGCTTTCAACTATGGCGAAGGCAATGACACGCTGAACGCGGGCGAAGGCCTGGACACCCTGTCTTTTGGAAGCTCGATCCGACCGGAGATGTTGAGCGTCGTTCTTAGTCGAAGCGACATCACTCTGCTGGTTGACGGTGGGAAGGGCGGTTCCGTCCGGCTGGAGGGAGAATATGAGGATGGGTTGTCGATCGATCTGGAACGTCTCCAGTTCATCGATAGTGATGGCCGGGTCAGGGTGTTCGATTTTATTGGTTGGCTAGAGGCGCATCGCATGCCGCTTTTGACCAACCTTCTGCAGACGCCGCTTGTCTTTGATGGCACAGGTTTCGAGCTGACCGGCAAGGCCACCCCGGCGGGGGGATTGGAGGCCATTGCTTATGCGCAGTCGGGCGATGTTTTTGCGGTGCCGAATCTGGCTCACAATGCGCCGACCAGTGGCGATGACGTGCTCTATGGCACGGCGGCGGGCGATATGCTGGATGCTGGCGCGGGTAACGACATCGTGCTGGGTCTAGGGGGTGATGACGCCATTTTCGGCAGTGACGGTAACGACCTAATCGATGGCGGCGAGGGTGATGATGTGCTCGACGGCGGCACGGGTGATGACGTCATCTACGGCGGTTGGGGGGCGGATACCCTGATGGGTGGCACGGGGCAGGATGCGCTTTATGGCAAACAGGGCGGAGACACCTATGTTTATCAGGCGGGTGACGGCGTGACCATCATCGACGATGATCACCTCATGCTGAGCCGCCCAGGGGAAGTAGGGGAGGATGCTGGATATGGTGGCTGGGGCGGCGATGGAGGCGGTGGTTATTACGTTCTTGACGATGCGCCCAACGCTCTGAACTTCGGGCCGGGCATCCGTCCCGAAGATTTGCGCTATTCGGAAGAAAACGGCGATCTGGTAATCAAGTTTGCCAACCGTCCGGGCGACAAGGTCATCCTGCGCGGTTACATGCCGGGGCGTGCCACGAAAACCCGTTCGGTGGATGTCATTCGCTTTACCGACGGCACTGAAATCGTGGCGGGTACCATCGAGCCGACCGGCAAGACCGAAACGGTGGGTGATGAAGGTGGTTGGCTGCATGGCACGCCGTTCGCCGATACTTTGATCGGCGGCGCGGGTGACGACGTGATTTACGGTGAGGGCGGTTCGGATTTCCTGGCGGGTGGCCTTGGTTCGGATACCTACAGCATCCACAAGGAGTGGGGATCGGGGCCGGCTCAGACGACTATCGTCGAAACCTGGCGGGCGCAGGACGTCAACCGCCTTGAATTGACGGGGGAGATCAATCCCGATGCCCTGTATCTGGCCTTCGATGGCCGCGATCTGGTGCTGCATCTGAATGAAGAGGGCGATTCGATCCGCTTTGCCGGCTTCGATCCGCGCGCACCGGGCATGCAGGCGCCGGTTGCAGAAATCAGCCTGCCTTGGGAAGACATCACGCTGTCCTTCGATGAGTTGCTGGCACGCGGCGTGCGCTACGGCGATCATGCGCAAAATATTTACGTCGTCAACATCGGGGATGGCGAGATTTTTATCGACGATATTGCCGTGCCCGATGCCGGCAACGTCCTGCGCTTCGGCCCCGGCATCGATCCCAACGCGATGCGCAACAACCTGCGCTTCGAGGCAGATGGCAACGGTGGCCACATGCTGCTCATCCCCTACGGCGATGCGGGCGACGTCGTGCGGCTGACCGGATTCGATCCGCGGGATGTGCTGGGCAATCACGCCATCGAGCACTTCGAGTTCGCCGATGGCACGGTGGTGGATTACGCCACCCTGGTGTCCTGGACTTTTGTGGTCGAGGGCGACAACGCGGGTAACGTGCTGGCAGGCACCAACGTCGGCGACCGTCTCTACGGCTACGACGGCGACGATGTCATGGAGTCCGGCGACGGCGAAGACGTGCTTACCGGCGGCTTGGGCAACGATGTGTTGCGCGGCGGCGCCCAGCGTGACGCCTACGTGGTCAATCTGGGCGATGGCGAGGACGTCATCGAGGATGACCTCGATGCGGGTATCGGCAACATGCTCACCTTCGGCGCGGGCATCGCCCGCGAGGACGTGCAAGTGGCGTTGGACGGTGACGATTTGCTCGTTCGCTACGGTGCCGATGGCGACATGGTGCGCGTGAGGAACTACGCTCCGGATGGCGCGAGCGCTGGCACGGTGATCGACACCTTCGAGTTCGCCGACGGCACCGCCGTCACACTGCGCGAGTTCATGAACCGCGCGCCGGAAGTGGCCAATCCCATCGACGATCAGGTTGCCCTGGAAGACGCGGCCTTCAGTCTGCGTTTGCCCGACGACCTGTTCATCGATGCCAATGGCGACGACATCCTGACCCGGGTGACGGTATCGGGTTACGAGACGCAGCCGGACTGGCTGCAGTACGAGGCCGCCACGCGTACCCTGTTTGGCACGCCGGACAACGACGACGTGGGCGAGTTCGACGTCATCGTGCAAGGCATGGACACGCTGGGCGCATCGAGCCTGCACAGCTTCCACGTCACGGTGCAGAACACCAACGACACCCCGGAAACCGGCACGCTCATTGCCGCCCAGCAAGCGACCGAAGACACGCCGTTTGCCTTCACCGTGCCGCAGGATGCTTTCCACGATGTCGATGCAGGCGACGTGTTAACCCTCTCGGCCACCCAGGCCGACGGCTTGGCGCTGCCGTCGTGGCTCCAGTTCGATGCGGCGATGCGCAGCTTCAGCGGCACCCCGGCCAATGGCGACGTGGGCAGCGTCTCCGTGCGCTTGACGGCCGCTGACGTGGCCGGCGCACAGGCGAGCCAGACTTTCGCCATCGGCGTGGCCAACGTCAACGATGCTCCCGAAGTCGGCACGCCGCTGGCGAACCAGAGCGGACGTGCGGGCACGGCGCTGAGCTGGCAACTGCCCGGTACGGCTTTCGTCGATGTCGATGCGGGGGACGTGCTGGCCTACTCGGCCACCCTGTCCGACGGCAGCACGCTGCCCGGTTGGCTCGCCTTCGACGCAGCCACCGGCACCTTCAGCGGCACCCCGTCCTCGGCAGGCAACCATGTCCTGCGGGTTACCGCCACCGACCTGGCGGGCGCGCAGGCCAGCCAGACCTTTACCCTGGCCGTCGAATCCGGCGGCGGCAACCAGGCGCCGATCACCACCACGGATACCGCCAGCCTGATCGAGGACCGCAAGCTGCTGACCTGGGGCAATGTGCTCGACAACGACCGCGACCCGGAAGGCGGGCATCTGCATGTGGCCGACCCCGGCATCCGCTGTGGCGAATACGGCCTGCTGACCTTGCTGCCCAACGGCGCCTACGCCTATGTGCTCGACAACTTCTCCGCCAAGGTGCAGGGGCTGGGCGCAGGCGAGACGCTCACGGAAACCTTCGGCTACCTGGCCAGCGACGGCAGCCAGCGCAGCAACGGCGCATTGACGGTGACCGTGCAGGGCACGAACGATGCGCCCGAACTGGCGCGCTGCCTCGCCGACGTACAACTCGCCAGGGGCAAAGCCTTCTCGTGGCAGATGCCCGCGGGCAGCTTCAAGGACGCCGACCGCAACGACACGCTGAGCTACACGGCAACGCTATCCAACGGCAAGGCGCTGCCGGCCTGGCTCAAGTTCGACGCCGCGACGCAGACCTTCAGCGGCACCGCCCCGGCCATTACCTTGGGCAGCATCGACGTGCGCATCACCGCCAGCGATGGTCAGGGTGCGCAATCAAATGCCTCGGATGTATTCAAGATCAGCTTTGGCAGCAAGACCGTGGTGCCGGCCGCCGCCCAGGGCAACGAAAGCGTGGACAACGGCAACGTTGTCGATGCGCTACTCGCCGGCGTGGGCAGCTTGCTGGGGCAGCTTGGCCAACCGAACCAACCGAACCTCAAGCAAGGATCGGAACGTGACGATGATCCATTGGCGCGATTCCTCGACAGCTTCAAGCGCGATGACCTGTCCGCCCAGTCGATTCGTTCGGCCCTGCCTGTGCTCGATCCCCGCTGGATCGAGGAATGGAGCGGGCAATGGGATGAGCAAACCGGTCATGGCCAGGCCATCGACGATGTGGCAGGCCAGTGGGCCGCGCTGACCCAGGCCTTGAACCGCCTCGATGCCGAACGCCAGGACGCGCCGGCCTGGGAGCACGTCAACCAAGGGGCGCCGACCTCTCCGGTCTGGCGGGCTGGATGCAAAGCAGCCTCCAGAGCGCGCGCGGCGGCATCGATGCCGTCTCGCTGAGCGGCGGCGCAGGTACCCTTCTCAAGGGCCTCAGCGGCATCAAGGAAGGGCTGAGCAAGCTGTCATGGTAAGCCGTCAGGCCCATGGGATGCGCAAGTATCGATGATGCGCATCCCATGGGCAGGCAGCGGATGCGGTGCCTGCGGCTGGAAGACAAGACTGATCCCGGCCGATATTGGCTTGGGATTGAAGGGGCCGATCTTCGCCATGCAGATTGTTCTGCATCTCGTAGAAACGAATATTTTCGAGAAAATTACGTTGGATCAATGCAAATGCCGCGCCGAACAAAGAAAATCAGTCCGTCGGCAACCAATTGATCCTGTTATGAAATCCAGCGGACGGTAGCGCTTGGTCACTTGACAGATTCTTCAGGGCTGGATCAATATCCAGCCCTGCCGTATCTCACGATCCAAACCCTGACTCGGCCTGTTGATGTGTGCGAATGCGATTCGCACTTGGGGAGAAATGCATGAAAAGCGATTCAGGATGGTGGGGCAATCTGGGCATGCAGGCGAAGTTTCTGATCCTGATCCAGGTATTCCTGTTTGTACTGCTTGGGATATCCCTGGCGTGGGTTTCCATGCAGATGGAGAAGCTTGCCACCGATACCGCCGAAGAGCGCGCACGGGTGATCGCGGATGGAGCCATCAATGGCTTGAATACATTGATGGTGACGAAGATTGGCAAGGAGGACGTCATCAGCGACCGACAGGCGCGCGGACTTTTCATCGAAAAGCTGGGTACCTCGGAAAACGTCACTGAAGTGCGGATTATTCGGAGCGAGCAACTCGATACCGAGTTTCCCGAGGGCCTGCCGCAGGAATATCCGGTCGATGACATGGATCGCAGCGTTCTCGCCAACGGCAAACCTGAATACAAGATCGACTGGAATCCGGAAGGCGTATCCACGCTGAGAGCCGTGGTTCCCTTCATCGCCATGGAAAACTTTCGCGGCACCCGGTGTCTCATGTGTCATGGGGTCGACGAGGGCGCCGTGCTGGGCGCCGCGAGCGTGACGTTGGATATCTCGAATGTCGTTGCCTCGGTCAGGCGCGGCAATATCTGGATATGGGGCAGCTTTGTGGCCATCCAGGTTCTACTGTTCATTACCATCACCCTGATTACCCGGCACTCCATCATCAAACCGCTGCGGATCATGCGTGACGGTATTGCCCTGATCGAGAAGGAGCATGACCTGACACGGCGCCTGCCCTCGACCACTAGCGACGAGATCGGGCAGACCACGAAGGCATTCAACAACATGCTGGAGCAGATCCAGAACTCCTTCAGGGATATCCATCTGACGGTTTCCCGCCTGCGGCAGGCTTCCGACAACGTCGCCTCCGCTTCGCGGAAGGTGGTCGACGGGTCTTCGAATCAGAGTGATTCAAGCGGGGCAATGGCTGCCGCCATCGAAGAAATGTCGGTCAGCATCAGTCACGTGTCGGACAATGCCGAGAGCGCGCTGGCGATCTCCCGTACCTCGCAGGCGGTTTCCGATCTGGGTGGCCAGATCATCAACGAAACGGTTGCCGGAATGGGACAGATATCGAATTCGGTCCGTGAAGCTTTCGATGCCATGGAAGCGTTGGGCATGCAGTCGCGCGAGATTGACTCGGTGGTGCAGGTTATCCGGGAAGTCGCCGACCAAACCAACTTGCTGGCGTTGAATGCGGCCATCGAGGCGGCGCGGGCCGGCGAATCAGGGCGCGGTTTTGCCGTGGTCGCGGATGAAGTGCGCAAACTGGCCGAGCGCACATCCAAATCCACCATGGAAATCTCCACGATGATCGGCAACATCCAGTCCCGCACCGATGATGCTCTCCGCGAGATCAAGGATGTCGTGGAAAATGTCGCGGATGGTCAGAAACTCGCGGGGCTGGCTGGAGAAAAGATCGCCGAAATCCGTCAGCAATCCGCCAGGGTTGCGGAATCCTTTGGCGATATCTCCCACGCCTTGCGCGAGCAAAACACCGCATCCCAGGAGATCGCGCGAAACGTCGAGCAGATTGCCGGTGTCACGGATGAGAACCTCGATGTTGCGCAATCAATGGCAAAAGATGTCGAGCATCTGCACAATATTGCCAAGCAGGTTGACGATGCGGTCACGGTTTTCAAGGTCTGACCAAACGTAGCGAAGGACATATCCTCACGCCGTTCCGCCGGCAACCAACTGATTCGGTCATGAAATCCACCGGATAGTAGTAGCAGTGAAGTAAAGCAGTGGTCGCCCATTTTTGTTTCGCATTCATTTCCCAGGAAAGCAAACTCCAATGAAATCCACATTCAACACCCTGCTTGGCGCCGCCGTCAGCGTCATTTTCATGGTCTCGTCCGCTCACGCTTTCGACGAAAACGCCGCCAGGGCGCTGGCCAAGAAGAACGACTGCTTCAAGTGCCACGCCGTCGACAAAACCAAGAGAGGCCCCTCGTACAAGAAGGTCGCCGAGAAATACAAGGGGCGTGCCGATGCGGAGGAAAAAATCGTCCTGCACATTACCACCGGCCCGAAAGTGAAGCTTGAAGACGGTTCCGAAGAAGACCACAAGATCATCGAAACCAAGGACAAGGCCGAAATGAAGAATCTGATCGACTGGATTCTTTCGCTTTAAGTACTAGGAGTACCAGCACCGACTGCAGCAGCAGACAACGGGGGCGTAGCCACCGGCCGTCGCTCCCAACCGAACACATAGGGTTGTGGGGATGATGAAGTCTCCGAGACACTTGCTGGCGCCGTCTTTGCCGCCGACGCGGACGGCGCCAGGGAAACGCCCAAGGATCTGATTCTGAAGTGAGCTTCCCTCGGTTTGTCTGCCAGTCCGCTGCTGCAGCATTGGCCTCAGAGCAGGGCTTCGATGGCTGCGGCGAGGTCTTCCGGTTTGGTGGCTGGGGCGTAGCGTTCGACGACGTTGCCGTTGCGGTCGATGAGGAACTTGGTGAAGTTCCACTTGATGCCTTCGGTATTGAACACGCCGGGCCTGGCGGCCTTCAGGTGCCGGTAGAGCGGATGGGCGTTGGGGCCATTCACGTCGATCTTGGCGAACATCGGAAAGGCGATGTTGAAGCGCGTCTCGCAGAATTCGGCGATCTGTTGTTCGCTGCCGGGTTCCTGCGCGCCGAACTGGTTGCAGGGGAAGCCGAGCACGACGAAGCCGCGCTCGCGGTATTTTTCGTAGAGCGCTTCGAGGCCGTCGTATTGCGGCGTGAAGCCGCATTTGCTGGCGGTGTTCACCACCAGCACGACCTTGCCGGCATAGTCGGCAAGGTTGACGTCCCGGCCGTCGATGGCTTTGACGCTGATGTCGTGAAACTTTTCCATGGCATCTCTCCTGGGCTGGACGATAGACCGGCGGGGCTGGATTATTGCGGCTTGCTGAGGATGCGCTTGAGCCAAGCTTCCAGGTCGTCGAGATAAGTGTAGATCACCGGTACGACGACCAGGGTCAGGATGGAGGAGGTGATCACGCCGCCCATGACCGTCTGCCCCATCGGCATGCGCAGTTCGGCGCCCTCGCTGGTACTGCCGAAGGCCAGCGGTAGCATGCCGAAGACCATTGCCATGGAGGTCATGATGATCGGACGGAAGCGCACGCGCGCGGCTTCGATCAGCGCGGCTTCGCGCGGCATGCCCTCGGCGCGGGCGCGGATGGCGAAGTCGATGAGCAGGATGGCGTTCTTGGTGACCAGGCCCATCAGCAGGATGAAGCCGATGATCGAGAAGACGTTGAGCGTGCTGCCGAAGATCAGCAGCGAGAGCACCACGCCGATCAGCGTCAGCGGCAGCGAGGCCATGATGGAGAGTGGCTGGATGAAGCTGTTGAATTGCGCGGCGAGGATCATGTAGATGAACAGGATCGCCAGCATCAGCGCCTGTGAAGAATAGTGGAAGGCTTCTTCCATGTCGCGCGTCGAGCCGCCGATCTTGTAGCGGTAGCCGGGCGGCCAGTCGAGCTTGTCGAGCGCAGCCTTGATTTCGCTGCTGATTTCGCCGACCGAGCGGCCGTGGGCGTTGGCGTTGAATTCGACTTCGCGCGTCAGGTCGCGTCGGTTGATTTGCTGCACGCCCGTGCTGCTGCTGATGCGGGCGACCTGGCTGAGCGGCACCATCTTGGGCGAGCCGTCGGGATTGACGCGGGCGGTCTGCAGCATGATGCGTTCGAGATCGGCCGGTGAGACGCGGTCTTCCGGCGCCAGACGTACCTTGATGTCATAGTTCTGGTTGTCCGGCGCGAGCCAGCTGCCGGCTTCTTCGCCGGCGAGGAAAGGGCGCAGGGCCATGCCCAGTTGCGTTACGTCGATGCCGAGGTCGGCCGCGACATCGCGGCGGATATCGAGTCCGACGGTCGGCTTCGAGGGCTTGAGGCTGGTGTCGAGGTCGACGATGCCGGGAATTTCGTCCAGCCGCTTCCGGGCATCGGCCGCAAGGCGGGTCAGTACCTGCATGTCCGGCCCCTGCAGGCTGAATACCAGTTGCTTGCCCTGCATCACCGGATTGACCGTGCCGACGTGGGTGACGGTGATGCCGGCGATTTGCTGCAGGCGTTCGCGGATCGGCTGGGTCAGCTCCGCCTGGCTGCGCGTGCGCTGTTTGCGCGGCGTCAGTTTGACGTACAGCGCGGCGCTGTTCTTGCCGTTGGCATTACCGGTGTTGATGGCCGTGTAGGTATATTCGACGTCGGGAAATTCGCGCAGCGCCGCATCGACCTGCTTGGCCTTGGTTTCGGTGAGTTCGAGCGAGGAGCCTTCCGGCGTGGTGAAATTGACCAGGGTTTCGGCGAAGTCGGCGTTGGGCAGCATTTCGGTGCCGACGTAGGGCAGCAGGAAAAAGCTGGCAACCATCGAGCCGATGGCGAGGATCAGGGTATTCACGCGATGGCGCAGCGACCAGCCCAGCATCGAGCCGTAGGTGTGGGTGGTCCATTCCATGCGCCGCTCGAACCAGCGCATCGGCCTGGCCAGCAGCAGCATCAGGCGATCGAGGATGTTCGGACGCTTGATTTCTTCCGGCTTGGGATCGTCCCAGACGGATGAAAGCATCGGGTCGAGCGTGAAGGCGACGAACATGGAAATCAGCACGGCGGCAACGACGGTCAGGCCGAACTGATGGAAGAAGCGGCCGATGATGCCGCCCATGAAGCCGATCGGCGCGAACACGGCAACGATGGTCATGGTGGTGGCAAACACGGCCATGCCGATTTCGTCGGTGCCGTCGAGCGATGCCTTGTGGTGGTCGGCGCCCAGATCGACGTGGCGGACGATGTTTTCACGCACCACGATGGCATCGTCGATCAGCAGGCCGACGCACAGCGACAACGCCACCAGCGTCAACATGTTGACGGTGAAGCCGAACATGTAGATGAACATGAAAGTGCCGATCATCGAGATCGGCAATGTCAGGCCGGTGATTACCGTGCTGCGCCAGGAGTTCAGGAACAGGAAGACGATCAGCACCGTCAGTATGGCGCCTTCGAGCATGGTCATTTCGACATCGCTGACGCTCGCGCGGATGGCCAGCGCGGCATCCTTGGCCACGGTCAGTTGCACGTCGGGCGGCAGGTCGGCCTTCAATTCTTCGACATTGCGCTGGATGTCGTTGATGACCTCGATGGTGTTCGTTCCCTGCGCCTTGAGGACGTCGAGCGCCAGCGTGCGTTTGCCATCGATCAGCGCCAGACTGTCCTGCTCCTCGGCGCCATCGACGACGCTGGCCACCTGATGCAGATAGACCGGCTGGCCGCCGCGCCGGCCGACGACGACGTGGTTGAAGCTGTCGATGCTGGTCAGCTTGCCCTTGATCTGTACCGTGCGCTCCTGGTTCTCTGAACGCAGCGCGCCGGTCGGCACTTCCTGATTGGCGCTGCGCACGGCATTCAGCACCTGATCGGCGCTCAGCTCATAGGCTTCGAGCGCGGCCGGCTTGAGGTAGACGTGTATCTCGCGCATGACGCCGCCAATCAGGTTGACGGCGCCGACGCCATGCACGTTCTCGATGCGTTTCTTGATGACCTGGTCGGCCAGAGTGGTCAGCTCACGCAGGCTGCGCTTGTCGCCGAGCGAGGTGATGGCGTAGGAAATCACCGGCCGGTCGGCCGGGTCGAAGCGCGAAATCTTCGGCTCCTTTACCTCGCGGCGCAATTTGGCGCGGATGCCGGAAACTTTCTCGCGCACGTCCTGGGCGGCCTGCGCCGGATCGACCGTCAGCTCGAACTCGATGATGATGACCGAGTAGCCTTCATACGAGCGTGAGTGGATCTGCTTGACGCCGTTGATGGTGTTGACGGTTTCCTCGATCTTGCGGGTGACGTCGTTTTCCACCGACTCGGGGGCGGCTCCCGGGTATTCGGTGTTGACCACGACCACCGGGATTTCGACGTCGGGAAACTGGTCGACGGGTACGCGGCTGTAGGAGAACACGCCCATGACCACCAGCGCGAACATCAGCATGGCCGCCATGACCGGATTGCGGATGCTGACGCGGGTGAGCCACATGCTCAGCGTCCTGCCGGGGTGGAGGCGGTGCCGGTATCGTGGGTTGCCGGCGCGTTTGCGCCACTGGTCGAAACGACCCTGATCCCGGCGCCTTCCTTCAAGGGGCCGAGGTTGGCGGCAACGATGCGGGTGCCGGCATTCAGCCCGTCAAGGATTTCGGCAAGTCCGGCGGCTTCGCTGCGCATGCCGATTTTTACCGGCGTGCGGCGGATCCGGCCGTCGATCACGGCGTAGACGAAGTCGACGCCGGCGGCGCTGTGCAGGGCGGTCAGCGGCACCAGGGCGGCGGCCGTGCTGCCGCCCAGACTCAAGGTTCCCGCAGCGAACAGGCCGGCCCTGATGGCGGCATCCGGATTGGGGATTTCGATGTAAATGGTGACGGCTCGACTGCCCGGTTGCGCCTGGGCGCCGATGCGCGAGACGCGTCCCTTGAACTGCCTGTCGGCATAGCCTTCGACGCTGGCCGTGAAGGGCTGTCCGATGGCGACGCGCGCCACTTCGTTGGCGGCTACCTGTGCTTCGAGTTCGAGGCGGGAAAGGTCGACGATGGTAAACAGCTTGCCATCCGGCGAAACCTTGTCGCCGCGCTGCACGGCACGCTCGGCGATCCAGCCGCTGATCGGCGCGTGCACCACGGTGTCCTGCAAGGCTTTTTCCGCCAGCGTCAGTTGCGCTTGCAGTGACTGCACCTGGGCGCTGGCGATGCTGGCAGCCGATTTGGCATTGTCGTAGGCAAGCTCGGAGAGGAAGTTTTTCTGCCGCAATTCCTCGTTCTTGCGGCGCGTCGATTCGGCGAGTGCCGCCTGGGCGCGGCCGGCTTCCAGGGCGGCTTGGCGGTCATCGAGGCGGGCCCGGTATTCGAGATCGTCGATGCGCGCGAGCTCCTGGCCGGCGCCGATGCGCTCGCCTTCGCGCACCGCGACGGAAAGGATTTCTCCGGCAACCTTGGCTCTCACCACGGTTTCCTGCCGGGCATGCAGGGTGCCGTTGGCGCGCAGGGTTTGCTCGATTTCCCCGGCCTGGACGGTGAGCAGATCGCTTTCGGCCAGTTCGATGAGTGTCTCGGCCGGCGCTGCCGCGGTGCCCGATGTGTTCGTTGCGTTCGTCGCCTGCGTGGGGGCGGCCTTGCCGGCCGAATCACCAGCGTCCCCTGAGCCACAGGCGGCAAGCAGAAGCGCACAGCTCAGGCAGGCAAGCGCTGCCGCAAACCGGGCAGTATTCCGGGGCGGGGTGGTCGTCATCAGCGGGTGGGTTGGGTGGCTTGTGGGAGTG from Sterolibacterium denitrificans carries:
- a CDS encoding methyl-accepting chemotaxis protein — translated: MKSDSGWWGNLGMQAKFLILIQVFLFVLLGISLAWVSMQMEKLATDTAEERARVIADGAINGLNTLMVTKIGKEDVISDRQARGLFIEKLGTSENVTEVRIIRSEQLDTEFPEGLPQEYPVDDMDRSVLANGKPEYKIDWNPEGVSTLRAVVPFIAMENFRGTRCLMCHGVDEGAVLGAASVTLDISNVVASVRRGNIWIWGSFVAIQVLLFITITLITRHSIIKPLRIMRDGIALIEKEHDLTRRLPSTTSDEIGQTTKAFNNMLEQIQNSFRDIHLTVSRLRQASDNVASASRKVVDGSSNQSDSSGAMAAAIEEMSVSISHVSDNAESALAISRTSQAVSDLGGQIINETVAGMGQISNSVREAFDAMEALGMQSREIDSVVQVIREVADQTNLLALNAAIEAARAGESGRGFAVVADEVRKLAERTSKSTMEISTMIGNIQSRTDDALREIKDVVENVADGQKLAGLAGEKIAEIRQQSARVAESFGDISHALREQNTASQEIARNVEQIAGVTDENLDVAQSMAKDVEHLHNIAKQVDDAVTVFKV
- a CDS encoding c-type cytochrome, coding for MKSTFNTLLGAAVSVIFMVSSAHAFDENAARALAKKNDCFKCHAVDKTKRGPSYKKVAEKYKGRADAEEKIVLHITTGPKVKLEDGSEEDHKIIETKDKAEMKNLIDWILSL
- a CDS encoding glutathione peroxidase, with translation MEKFHDISVKAIDGRDVNLADYAGKVVLVVNTASKCGFTPQYDGLEALYEKYRERGFVVLGFPCNQFGAQEPGSEQQIAEFCETRFNIAFPMFAKIDVNGPNAHPLYRHLKAARPGVFNTEGIKWNFTKFLIDRNGNVVERYAPATKPEDLAAAIEALL
- a CDS encoding efflux RND transporter permease subunit; translation: MWLTRVSIRNPVMAAMLMFALVVMGVFSYSRVPVDQFPDVEIPVVVVNTEYPGAAPESVENDVTRKIEETVNTINGVKQIHSRSYEGYSVIIIEFELTVDPAQAAQDVREKVSGIRAKLRREVKEPKISRFDPADRPVISYAITSLGDKRSLRELTTLADQVIKKRIENVHGVGAVNLIGGVMREIHVYLKPAALEAYELSADQVLNAVRSANQEVPTGALRSENQERTVQIKGKLTSIDSFNHVVVGRRGGQPVYLHQVASVVDGAEEQDSLALIDGKRTLALDVLKAQGTNTIEVINDIQRNVEELKADLPPDVQLTVAKDAALAIRASVSDVEMTMLEGAILTVLIVFLFLNSWRSTVITGLTLPISMIGTFMFIYMFGFTVNMLTLVALSLCVGLLIDDAIVVRENIVRHVDLGADHHKASLDGTDEIGMAVFATTMTIVAVFAPIGFMGGIIGRFFHQFGLTVVAAVLISMFVAFTLDPMLSSVWDDPKPEEIKRPNILDRLMLLLARPMRWFERRMEWTTHTYGSMLGWSLRHRVNTLILAIGSMVASFFLLPYVGTEMLPNADFAETLVNFTTPEGSSLELTETKAKQVDAALREFPDVEYTYTAINTGNANGKNSAALYVKLTPRKQRTRSQAELTQPIRERLQQIAGITVTHVGTVNPVMQGKQLVFSLQGPDMQVLTRLAADARKRLDEIPGIVDLDTSLKPSKPTVGLDIRRDVAADLGIDVTQLGMALRPFLAGEEAGSWLAPDNQNYDIKVRLAPEDRVSPADLERIMLQTARVNPDGSPKMVPLSQVARISSSTGVQQINRRDLTREVEFNANAHGRSVGEISSEIKAALDKLDWPPGYRYKIGGSTRDMEEAFHYSSQALMLAILFIYMILAAQFNSFIQPLSIMASLPLTLIGVVLSLLIFGSTLNVFSIIGFILLMGLVTKNAILLIDFAIRARAEGMPREAALIEAARVRFRPIIMTSMAMVFGMLPLAFGSTSEGAELRMPMGQTVMGGVITSSILTLVVVPVIYTYLDDLEAWLKRILSKPQ
- a CDS encoding efflux RND transporter periplasmic adaptor subunit: MTTTPPRNTARFAAALACLSCALLLAACGSGDAGDSAGKAAPTQATNATNTSGTAAAPAETLIELAESDLLTVQAGEIEQTLRANGTLHARQETVVRAKVAGEILSVAVREGERIGAGQELARIDDLEYRARLDDRQAALEAGRAQAALAESTRRKNEELRQKNFLSELAYDNAKSAASIASAQVQSLQAQLTLAEKALQDTVVHAPISGWIAERAVQRGDKVSPDGKLFTIVDLSRLELEAQVAANEVARVAIGQPFTASVEGYADRQFKGRVSRIGAQAQPGSRAVTIYIEIPNPDAAIRAGLFAAGTLSLGGSTAAALVPLTALHSAAGVDFVYAVIDGRIRRTPVKIGMRSEAAGLAEILDGLNAGTRIVAANLGPLKEGAGIRVVSTSGANAPATHDTGTASTPAGR